In a single window of the Candidatus Zixiibacteriota bacterium genome:
- a CDS encoding segregation/condensation protein A, with translation MTDDNLYDDISAVAENESFPIKIEGFEGPLDLLLYLIRNEEIDIYDIPIARITGQYLDYIKMMKLLNLEVAGEYLLMAATLIRIKARLLMPRHPELEGDDEDPREELIMALLEYKRYKEASEQMALMEVRERQVLKRGDFSFLSPEVRETFTIDATLYDLVRAFAEVMKSAADQPTHEVENFELSIEDQIEYILSVLERKDETTLTELVERNQARIYYVVTLLALLELVKLQRIAARQHQHFGEIYVVRL, from the coding sequence ATGACCGACGACAACCTGTATGACGATATCTCAGCGGTCGCGGAAAATGAGAGCTTCCCGATCAAGATCGAAGGCTTCGAAGGCCCGCTGGACCTCTTGCTCTACTTGATCCGCAACGAAGAGATCGACATCTACGACATACCCATCGCCCGCATCACCGGCCAGTATCTTGACTACATCAAGATGATGAAGCTGCTGAATCTCGAAGTGGCGGGTGAATATCTGCTGATGGCCGCCACGCTCATTCGGATCAAGGCGCGCCTGCTGATGCCACGCCATCCTGAACTCGAAGGTGATGATGAGGACCCGCGCGAAGAACTCATCATGGCGCTGCTCGAATACAAACGCTACAAGGAAGCCTCCGAGCAGATGGCTCTGATGGAAGTCCGCGAGCGGCAAGTGCTCAAGCGCGGTGATTTCTCCTTTCTCAGCCCGGAAGTCCGCGAGACGTTTACGATCGATGCCACGCTGTATGACCTCGTGCGCGCCTTTGCCGAGGTGATGAAATCCGCGGCCGACCAACCGACCCACGAGGTGGAGAATTTTGAGCTGTCGATCGAAGACCAGATCGAGTATATCCTCTCGGTCCTCGAACGCAAGGACGAGACCACTCTGACCGAACTGGTCGAGCGCAACCAGGCGCGGATCTACTACGTCGTGACGTTGCTGGCGCTG
- the trpS gene encoding tryptophan--tRNA ligase produces the protein MNQKKIILSGMQPTGKLHLGNLEGALANWVRLQHDYHMYACIVDWHALTADYDKTADLDDKIVQMAIDYLAAGLDPKLCAIFIQSQVKEHAELHLLFSMITPTSWLERVPSYKEKAEKLGLDSYGFLGYPLLQAADILLYRADYVPVGKDQLPHIELTREVGRRFNFLYGDVFPDPDALLTKVPVVPGIDGQKMSKSYGNEITIAETPEETAAKIKKMFTDPQKLRKGDPGRPEICPVFALHQLYTAKDDIDRIDRTCRSGELGCVACKKELADHVNKALEPIRARRRELEGNLSFVNDVLADGAKRARERAQETMAIVRGKMHLR, from the coding sequence ATGAATCAGAAGAAAATCATTCTCTCCGGCATGCAGCCGACGGGAAAGTTGCATCTGGGCAATCTTGAAGGCGCGCTCGCCAACTGGGTGCGGCTCCAGCACGACTACCACATGTATGCCTGTATCGTCGATTGGCATGCGCTGACCGCCGATTACGACAAGACTGCCGACCTCGACGACAAGATCGTCCAGATGGCCATCGACTATCTCGCTGCCGGACTGGACCCTAAACTGTGCGCCATTTTCATCCAGTCGCAGGTCAAGGAACACGCCGAATTGCATCTGTTGTTCTCGATGATTACGCCGACCTCTTGGCTCGAACGCGTGCCGTCCTACAAAGAGAAGGCTGAGAAACTCGGGCTCGACAGCTACGGCTTCCTCGGCTACCCGCTCCTGCAGGCTGCCGACATTCTACTTTACCGCGCCGACTATGTGCCGGTCGGCAAAGATCAGTTGCCGCACATCGAATTGACGCGCGAAGTCGGTCGCCGCTTTAATTTCCTCTATGGCGACGTCTTTCCCGATCCCGACGCGCTCCTGACCAAAGTGCCGGTTGTGCCGGGAATCGACGGCCAGAAAATGAGCAAGTCCTACGGCAATGAAATCACCATCGCCGAGACACCGGAAGAAACCGCTGCCAAGATCAAGAAGATGTTTACCGATCCGCAGAAGCTGCGCAAGGGCGATCCCGGGCGCCCGGAAATCTGTCCCGTCTTCGCCTTGCATCAGCTCTATACTGCCAAAGACGACATCGACCGCATTGACCGCACCTGTCGCAGCGGCGAACTCGGCTGTGTGGCCTGCAAAAAAGAGCTTGCCGATCATGTAAATAAAGCGTTAGAACCGATCCGGGCGCGGCGGCGCGAACTCGAAGGCAATCTGTCCTTCGTCAACGATGTCCTCGCCGACGGCGCCAAACGAGCCCGGGAGCGGGCTCAGGAAACCATGGCGATTGTGCGCGGGAAGATGCATCTGCGATGA
- a CDS encoding HNH endonuclease — protein sequence MLSDPVLVVNQNYEPLITTSVKRAIVMVYMGKASMVEARRGRKIRSISRAIDEPSIVRLELYARVPYRQVMLNRKNVIKRDNGVCQYCGTTVGTMTVDHVIPKLRGGGDTWENLVCACERCNNKKGNRTPEEAGLPLINRPRKPSHLTFIRQLVRKGDEVWKKYLFVG from the coding sequence ATGCTAAGTGACCCCGTACTCGTCGTTAACCAGAACTACGAACCGTTGATTACCACCAGCGTCAAACGCGCCATTGTCATGGTATACATGGGGAAGGCTTCCATGGTGGAAGCGCGGCGCGGCCGCAAAATCCGCTCGATTTCGCGCGCCATCGACGAGCCATCGATCGTCCGCCTCGAGCTGTACGCGCGGGTCCCGTACCGACAAGTGATGCTGAATCGTAAGAACGTCATCAAGCGCGACAACGGCGTCTGCCAGTACTGCGGCACCACCGTGGGCACCATGACCGTTGATCACGTCATCCCCAAGTTGCGTGGTGGCGGCGATACCTGGGAGAATCTGGTCTGCGCCTGTGAGCGCTGCAACAACAAGAAGGGTAACCGCACCCCCGAGGAGGCCGGCTTGCCGCTGATCAACCGGCCGCGCAAACCGAGCCACCTCACCTTCATTCGCCAGCTGGTGCGCAAAGGCGATGAAGTCTGGAAGAAGTATCTCTTTGTCGGGTAA
- a CDS encoding GNAT family N-acetyltransferase, producing the protein MKKPAITYRAARASDLVPAQKMIMVSFNDLRKKSGMARIKYKITGPDPWMAHFIKTDPEGAFAAFDKQDRLIGYAQALIRENEWYLGFLFVLPEFQSAGVGGRLLKRALDYGRRNRGIKRWALATFAYNPQAIAIYSKHGMTPQSPLIAMVRKWDEKRPPRPIKGGCTARVVTEIDHKLIGRLTAFDRKVRGIARPEEHFLWSDTDTIYPLVFLEGRRILGYCVVTKGGSIGPIAASRPELLKPILISALNYGLVLGHTRQLIQAVGENVEIVRLLMDNSFRIEETSLVMASERFADPQRYIPGHLAHY; encoded by the coding sequence ATGAAGAAACCCGCGATTACATACCGAGCAGCCCGCGCGAGCGATCTGGTTCCCGCGCAAAAAATGATCATGGTTTCGTTCAACGATCTGCGCAAGAAGTCGGGGATGGCGCGCATTAAGTACAAGATTACCGGCCCTGATCCCTGGATGGCCCACTTCATCAAGACTGATCCGGAGGGCGCGTTTGCCGCATTTGACAAGCAGGACCGGCTGATTGGCTATGCGCAGGCGCTGATTCGTGAGAACGAGTGGTACCTGGGATTTCTCTTCGTGCTGCCGGAGTTTCAGAGCGCCGGCGTCGGCGGCAGGCTGCTAAAACGGGCGCTGGATTACGGGCGACGGAACCGGGGGATCAAGCGCTGGGCATTGGCAACGTTTGCCTACAACCCGCAGGCGATCGCTATTTACAGCAAGCACGGCATGACGCCACAGAGTCCGCTGATCGCGATGGTGCGTAAGTGGGACGAAAAGCGCCCGCCGCGGCCGATCAAGGGCGGCTGTACGGCACGGGTCGTGACCGAGATCGACCACAAGTTGATCGGCCGACTGACAGCGTTTGATCGCAAGGTACGCGGGATTGCCCGTCCCGAGGAGCACTTCTTGTGGAGCGATACCGACACGATCTATCCACTGGTGTTCCTCGAGGGCCGAAGGATTCTTGGCTACTGCGTCGTCACCAAGGGCGGCTCGATCGGCCCCATCGCGGCGTCACGGCCGGAGTTGCTGAAGCCGATCCTGATTTCCGCTTTGAACTACGGTCTGGTGCTCGGCCATACTCGCCAGTTGATTCAGGCGGTTGGAGAGAATGTCGAGATCGTCCGGTTGTTGATGGACAACAGTTTTCGCATCGAGGAGACTTCGCTGGTGATGGCGAGCGAGCGCTTTGCCGATCCGCAGCGATACATTCCGGGGCATTTGGCGCACTATTAG